From a region of the Vaginimicrobium propionicum genome:
- a CDS encoding isoprenylcysteine carboxylmethyltransferase family protein, with the protein MIISKIKQAMKRCEHLPIFGIGPAYVVSILLPTLAVVPLRENHVFESGKLITLRIPLIVIGVLLIILSAFIWIPAVIVSKLDENIKKNHLVKSGVYSWVRNPVYSAFMLLCTGIILVAGNAWFFVLPFLYWQLLAVLIKHTEEKWLKDRYGKAYKEYCRNVNRCWPWLPKKSEKNWRRGSVIS; encoded by the coding sequence TTGATTATTAGTAAGATAAAACAGGCGATGAAAAGATGTGAACATTTACCAATTTTCGGCATAGGGCCGGCGTATGTTGTTTCCATTTTATTGCCGACGCTTGCGGTGGTGCCTTTAAGGGAAAATCATGTATTTGAATCAGGAAAACTGATAACTCTGCGAATACCGCTAATCGTTATTGGCGTCCTTCTCATCATTTTGTCTGCTTTTATATGGATACCGGCGGTCATCGTATCAAAGCTGGACGAGAATATTAAAAAGAATCATTTGGTAAAATCGGGAGTTTATTCCTGGGTCAGGAATCCGGTCTATTCTGCTTTTATGCTTCTATGCACAGGAATAATTCTTGTTGCCGGCAATGCATGGTTCTTTGTTCTTCCTTTTCTTTACTGGCAACTCTTGGCTGTACTCATAAAGCATACAGAGGAAAAATGGTTGAAAGATCGGTATGGTAAGGCCTATAAAGAGTATTGCAGAAACGTCAACCGCTGTTGGCCGTGGTTGCCGAAAAAATCAGAAAAGAACTGGAGAAGAGGATCTGTGATTTCATGA
- a CDS encoding SDR family oxidoreductase, translating to MSRFSGKVAVVTGASSGMGRDIARALCAEGASVIAVARRQNRLEELAEKCEGMEGKIIPFVADLMNDDENHKMIEFAVEQCGKLDILVNNAGMMDEMKPVAEIDSELYDRVMTLNAKSPMLATQSAVLQMEKQETGGNIVNVASIGGTNGCKAGAIYTMSKHALVGLSKNTAFMYVGKNIRCNVVCPGGVKTEVGINMTAPSQLGIERVMAGVDTSIRQAEVEEISPLVLFLASDAASFITGAVVTADGGVTSA from the coding sequence ATGAGCAGGTTCAGTGGCAAAGTTGCAGTAGTTACCGGCGCAAGTTCTGGTATGGGCAGGGACATAGCCAGAGCTTTATGCGCCGAAGGGGCTAGCGTAATAGCGGTTGCTAGAAGGCAAAATAGGTTGGAAGAACTTGCCGAAAAATGTGAAGGCATGGAGGGCAAAATTATTCCTTTCGTTGCTGACCTGATGAATGATGACGAAAACCACAAGATGATTGAGTTCGCTGTTGAGCAGTGCGGCAAACTCGATATTCTCGTCAACAATGCAGGCATGATGGATGAGATGAAGCCAGTCGCCGAGATCGATTCGGAATTATACGACCGCGTCATGACCCTCAATGCTAAGAGCCCGATGCTGGCCACCCAAAGTGCGGTCTTGCAGATGGAGAAACAGGAAACCGGCGGCAATATTGTCAACGTGGCTTCCATCGGTGGTACCAACGGGTGCAAGGCTGGTGCGATTTACACTATGTCTAAGCACGCATTGGTTGGGCTTTCGAAGAACACGGCATTTATGTATGTCGGGAAAAATATCCGCTGTAACGTTGTCTGCCCCGGCGGGGTTAAGACTGAGGTTGGAATTAATATGACCGCGCCAAGTCAGTTGGGTATTGAAAGAGTCATGGCTGGGGTTGACACTAGCATTAGGCAGGCTGAGGTTGAAGAAATTTCGCCATTGGTATTGTTCCTAGCCAGCGATGCCGCGTCCTTTATTACTGGTGCCGTAGTCACGGCAGATGGCGGCGTAACCAGCGCCTAA
- a CDS encoding DUF4274 domain-containing protein produces the protein MLTISDILNDDFEWDEVKIDDDEFEKLSTELIIDFLKKNTPKERQLLAISWNSDNSNKVIQWIVDQPGTDRGTILYLYWYMAPDFYKENCVDRKECEEKYSWGLEDYDILDTIETNYLSDFYNDQIYAFNPTNDLYSGGHDWTKGYDDSKAKSKIPEVMFKALDGEILESPDWDEGIPEALSVIMDKLYNALDQ, from the coding sequence ATGTTAACGATAAGTGATATTCTCAATGACGATTTTGAATGGGACGAAGTCAAAATTGATGACGATGAATTTGAGAAATTAAGCACAGAGCTTATTATTGATTTTCTTAAGAAAAATACTCCGAAAGAAAGACAGCTATTAGCAATAAGTTGGAACTCTGATAATTCTAATAAAGTAATCCAGTGGATAGTTGATCAGCCAGGTACTGACAGAGGCACAATCCTTTATTTGTACTGGTACATGGCACCTGATTTTTATAAAGAGAACTGTGTGGACAGAAAAGAATGCGAAGAAAAATATTCATGGGGCTTAGAAGATTATGATATTTTAGATACCATTGAAACAAACTATCTTTCTGATTTTTATAATGATCAAATTTATGCATTTAATCCGACTAACGATTTATATTCTGGAGGACATGATTGGACAAAAGGATATGACGACAGTAAAGCAAAATCAAAAATACCAGAAGTAATGTTTAAGGCGTTAGATGGTGAAATTCTTGAAAGTCCAGACTGGGATGAAGGAATTCCAGAAGCCCTTTCTGTAATTATGGACAAGCTTTACAACGCTTTGGATCAATAA
- a CDS encoding EXLDI protein, translated as MKYEDIRLNVSNDTISDYKVFKGIKLYSEMFKAEDGKKLINKRVFVTPKRNYVYYERTDINWNYWSDKTKYDSSFDLGDKNHNIIFEVTSELDDFSKYLDEEVIKKIIMKEKREEIVEVLDI; from the coding sequence ATGAAGTATGAAGATATTAGATTAAATGTTTCAAATGATACTATTAGTGATTATAAAGTATTCAAAGGAATAAAATTATATTCTGAAATGTTTAAAGCAGAAGATGGGAAAAAACTCATTAACAAAAGAGTGTTTGTAACTCCAAAAAGAAATTATGTATATTATGAAAGGACAGATATAAATTGGAATTATTGGTCAGATAAAACTAAATATGACTCGAGTTTTGATTTAGGTGATAAAAATCATAATATAATATTTGAAGTAACATCTGAATTGGATGATTTCTCAAAATACTTAGATGAAGAAGTAATCAAAAAAATTATAATGAAAGAAAAAAGAGAAGAGATAGTAGAAGTACTAGATATTTGA
- a CDS encoding class I SAM-dependent methyltransferase yields MTTKFQFVEVIPFNDNLKLSLKSSWICSCIRTQLLDILSVHSFHVDAVALSYSHEKFDCVLIANALHIMPKLDEAMKEIYRVLKPNGTLFASTFLWKDEKQRKTIKSLMSILGFKMYQEWDKKEFGDFIKEYGFLVVEWNCASIYAGKVPDILS; encoded by the coding sequence TTGACTACTAAGTTCCAGTTTGTCGAGGTAATACCTTTTAACGATAACCTTAAGCTATCGTTAAAAAGTTCATGGATATGTTCCTGCATACGAACGCAGCTACTTGACATACTTAGTGTTCACTCGTTTCATGTGGATGCAGTAGCATTATCCTATTCGCATGAAAAATTTGATTGTGTGTTAATTGCTAATGCACTTCATATTATGCCTAAACTGGATGAGGCGATGAAAGAAATATATAGGGTGTTAAAACCTAATGGGACTTTGTTCGCATCCACTTTTCTATGGAAAGATGAAAAACAAAGAAAAACGATAAAAAGTTTGATGTCTATTTTAGGATTTAAGATGTATCAAGAATGGGATAAAAAGGAATTTGGAGATTTTATTAAAGAATATGGATTTTTAGTAGTTGAATGGAATTGTGCAAGCATATACGCAGGAAAAGTGCCGGATATTTTATCATAA
- a CDS encoding SMI1/KNR4 family protein — protein MELAKAEIKLLRKAYSVMADTHSKYHPESEKDIFEFENKFEPIPSGYRYLLKEFGGCHFVDPWIFTLEELGCEYPAFIANYTDDEESNISSNTVFPIGGLGDGSLVCILKETDKIVVLPHDVYVTSVDDLEIIAESFKELVFGLAEQGIELDNQIK, from the coding sequence ATGGAATTAGCAAAAGCAGAGATTAAATTACTAAGAAAAGCTTATAGCGTTATGGCTGACACGCACAGCAAATATCACCCGGAGTCCGAAAAAGACATATTTGAGTTTGAAAACAAATTCGAACCAATTCCGTCAGGATATCGGTATTTACTCAAGGAATTTGGTGGCTGCCATTTTGTTGATCCATGGATTTTCACTTTAGAGGAATTAGGTTGTGAATACCCTGCTTTTATTGCAAACTATACCGACGACGAAGAAAGCAACATATCAAGTAATACTGTTTTTCCTATTGGCGGTTTAGGTGATGGAAGTTTAGTTTGTATTTTAAAGGAAACAGACAAAATTGTTGTTTTGCCACATGATGTATATGTGACATCGGTTGATGATTTAGAAATTATTGCAGAAAGTTTTAAGGAGTTAGTTTTTGGTTTAGCGGAACAGGGTATTGAGCTTGACAACCAAATTAAATAG
- a CDS encoding SdpI family protein — protein MGFWIFVFIVTLVIPASLLLTWYLCPKLKKINNASGYRTKRSMQNQDTWDFAQKYSSKISFYMFFPSLILAITIMPTVGSKSINRIGWIGFGITLIQMMSFIVIMVSTEKALKKSFDESGNKV, from the coding sequence ATGGGATTTTGGATTTTTGTGTTTATAGTTACCTTGGTGATACCCGCATCATTATTATTAACATGGTATCTATGCCCAAAACTTAAAAAAATTAATAATGCAAGTGGATATAGAACAAAACGATCTATGCAAAATCAAGACACATGGGATTTTGCTCAAAAGTATTCCTCAAAAATTTCGTTTTATATGTTTTTCCCTTCGTTGATATTAGCCATCACCATTATGCCTACAGTGGGTAGTAAATCAATTAATAGGATAGGTTGGATAGGGTTTGGTATTACATTGATTCAAATGATGAGTTTTATTGTAATTATGGTTTCTACTGAAAAAGCTTTAAAGAAGAGTTTTGATGAAAGCGGAAACAAAGTGTAA
- a CDS encoding Fic family protein — MFITVKQAAATWGISDRRCRMLCAEGKIPGAYRAGRVWKIPIDAVKPTDGRFKSKKSVLERIDKKKQELESKRPLTEGELERLNEEFVVEYTYNSNAIEGNSLTLRETDLVLRGLTIDRKPLRDHIEAVGHKEAFDFVRELVEQKSPLTERVIKQIHFLVLADKREDRGVYRSVPVRIVGARVAPTPPYLIEMKMKQLVCDYEKNTEHIVTKLSRFHVEFESIHPFIDGNGRTGRLLVNLELMKAGYPPIDIKFMDRVAYYDAFDEYHAKHNISAMERLFAEYLEARLDMYLKMLEP; from the coding sequence ATGTTCATTACAGTGAAGCAGGCTGCCGCGACGTGGGGCATTTCCGACAGGCGGTGTCGAATGTTGTGTGCGGAAGGAAAGATTCCCGGTGCTTATCGAGCTGGACGGGTGTGGAAGATTCCTATTGATGCGGTGAAACCGACGGATGGACGCTTTAAATCAAAGAAGAGCGTTCTGGAGCGGATTGACAAAAAGAAACAGGAACTTGAAAGTAAAAGACCCTTGACCGAAGGTGAGCTGGAGCGGCTGAATGAAGAATTTGTTGTTGAGTACACGTATAACTCCAACGCTATTGAGGGCAATTCGCTCACTTTAAGAGAAACAGATTTGGTTCTTCGCGGGCTCACAATCGATAGAAAACCGCTCAGGGATCACATTGAGGCAGTTGGGCACAAAGAGGCATTCGATTTTGTCAGAGAGTTAGTTGAACAGAAATCCCCTCTGACTGAGCGAGTTATAAAGCAAATCCACTTTCTTGTTCTTGCTGACAAGAGGGAAGATCGCGGAGTTTACCGTTCAGTGCCGGTGCGTATCGTTGGTGCGCGGGTGGCGCCTACCCCGCCCTACCTCATAGAGATGAAAATGAAACAACTGGTGTGTGACTATGAGAAAAATACCGAGCATATTGTTACTAAGCTTTCTCGCTTTCATGTCGAGTTTGAGTCAATCCATCCGTTTATTGATGGAAATGGGAGAACGGGCAGGCTCTTGGTCAACTTGGAGTTGATGAAAGCGGGATATCCGCCTATTGATATCAAGTTTATGGATCGAGTTGCCTATTATGACGCTTTTGATGAATATCACGCTAAGCATAATATTTCAGCTATGGAACGGTTATTTGCAGAATATCTTGAGGCGAGATTAGACATGTATCTAAAGATGCTGGAACCATAA
- a CDS encoding alpha/beta hydrolase — MTLTYKIAAGIVGLLGVKKIFKRPKEDILEYAKKQNEKSLFDIDKAIKRASRKKYFLFDRKVMGHRVLTYQKNENPATGAVLYLFGGGMITGPDNLDFSLSERIMEKTGKDVWFLFYPLCTADRNIIEAYEVCFETYKMMTKAYEADKIGVLGFSSGAGLALGLFLHNNALGKPLPMPGRIIAVSPGGLPNKNCAESKELWEKMEALSPKDIMIDPAYFNTAREIVKGKMDVPEYMLDATSGDFSDFPKTYFYYGENECLYAFAEEFKKTMEKYYVSYEMIVGEGMCHCYPLLRLFREGREAQDKIIELLKF, encoded by the coding sequence ATGACTTTAACTTATAAAATAGCAGCAGGCATAGTAGGACTTCTGGGCGTGAAAAAAATATTCAAAAGACCCAAGGAAGATATCTTGGAATATGCTAAAAAACAAAACGAAAAGTCTCTTTTTGATATTGATAAGGCGATAAAACGGGCTAGCAGAAAGAAATATTTTCTCTTTGACAGAAAAGTGATGGGACATCGGGTTTTGACCTATCAAAAAAATGAAAATCCGGCAACAGGAGCGGTACTTTATCTTTTTGGCGGAGGAATGATCACTGGCCCTGACAATTTGGATTTTTCTCTCTCAGAAAGAATAATGGAAAAAACAGGAAAAGACGTCTGGTTTTTATTCTATCCCTTGTGCACGGCAGATAGAAATATAATAGAGGCGTATGAAGTTTGCTTTGAGACTTATAAAATGATGACAAAGGCCTATGAGGCGGACAAGATCGGCGTATTGGGATTCTCGTCAGGCGCTGGTTTAGCCCTTGGGCTTTTTTTGCATAATAATGCCTTGGGCAAGCCTTTGCCAATGCCTGGCAGGATCATTGCCGTTTCTCCGGGAGGACTTCCAAATAAAAATTGTGCTGAAAGTAAAGAGCTTTGGGAAAAGATGGAAGCTCTCAGTCCCAAAGATATCATGATCGATCCGGCCTACTTCAATACCGCGAGGGAAATCGTGAAGGGGAAAATGGATGTTCCTGAGTATATGCTTGATGCAACAAGCGGGGACTTTTCAGATTTCCCTAAAACCTATTTTTATTACGGTGAAAACGAATGCCTTTATGCCTTTGCGGAAGAATTTAAAAAAACTATGGAAAAATACTATGTTTCATACGAAATGATTGTTGGGGAGGGGATGTGCCACTGCTACCCCTTGCTGAGATTATTTAGAGAAGGCAGAGAGGCGCAGGACAAAATTATTGAATTATTGAAATTTTAA
- a CDS encoding ABC transporter permease — translation MLLIETVILCSVFFALCFLGTGTDEKNLRNYMSYPDEVQKQIKEIEEYHGKYKETDRFVAWIVNFLTFAVLFLLLGIFIRQSNFMHNFISLLILGGTLNVFDLIVVDLLWWRNTKRIRLLKIPQKEIYQNPKKHITAFFRALVLYFFVAVLDGFILTLF, via the coding sequence ATGCTTTTAATTGAAACTGTTATTTTATGCTCTGTATTTTTTGCGCTCTGTTTTTTGGGTACCGGCACGGACGAGAAAAATTTAAGAAATTACATGTCCTATCCTGATGAAGTTCAAAAGCAAATCAAAGAGATTGAAGAGTATCACGGGAAATATAAGGAAACAGACAGATTCGTCGCATGGATAGTAAATTTTTTAACATTTGCTGTCTTATTTTTATTGTTGGGCATCTTCATTCGTCAGTCAAACTTTATGCATAACTTTATTAGCTTGCTGATTTTAGGCGGAACGTTAAATGTTTTTGATCTTATTGTTGTTGATCTACTATGGTGGAGAAATACTAAGAGGATCAGGTTATTGAAAATACCGCAAAAGGAAATCTACCAAAATCCTAAAAAGCATATTACTGCCTTTTTTAGAGCGCTGGTTTTGTATTTTTTTGTGGCGGTGCTTGACGGTTTCATTTTGACATTATTTTGA